From a region of the Paenibacillus sp. R14(2021) genome:
- the walK gene encoding cell wall metabolism sensor histidine kinase WalK, with translation MSGGIRFFRTIQVKLIIIYVLLILIAMQLIGVYFISTMKTSLTSTFTNNLNEQANLLSDIAAQTLSSQSDKTDNPGDQTREEYLSMLVSSLFSISEAEIQVLDASGKVLATSVQSHQSYIGKKNTSLEVSRTLQGIRDIEEEIIDEDGLRKKIIVKPVVYEKKIVGAIYLVASMKELYRTVDRINRIFMSGMLFALGLTGVLGILLAHTITNPIKALTRQAAGVAEGRFDQQVPVLGDDEIGRLSEVFNNMTMRLRDALSANEEEKEKLASILANMSDGVVAADERGVVIISNRRAQEMLRRDDCEGTRLTDLFRMDEAQLASLVKGREPAAVIYHVQAEGEEDELMRVTLTPIHRREQGISGTIAVLQDVTEQERLEQSRREFVANVSHELRTPLTTIKSYAEALDDGAMDERELGQRFVGVIRNETERMIRLVTDLLHLSRLDSNQAPLRRLQTNMPEMLEEVADRFSFQMRKKAIRASVRVEDGITSVWLDRDQIDQVLDNLVSNAIKYTLDGGRIEIIARRQEPASIAISVKDTGIGIPKRDLGRIFDRFYRVDKARSRNMGGTGLGLSIAREIVKAHGGSIALDSELNEGTTVTVILPALTGGEAS, from the coding sequence ATGAGCGGAGGGATACGGTTCTTTCGCACCATCCAGGTGAAGCTGATCATCATTTACGTGCTGCTCATCCTGATTGCGATGCAGCTGATCGGCGTTTATTTCATCAGCACGATGAAAACATCGCTGACCTCGACGTTTACGAACAACTTGAACGAGCAGGCTAATCTGCTCTCAGATATAGCAGCGCAAACCTTGTCCAGCCAGTCGGATAAGACGGACAATCCCGGCGATCAGACGCGGGAAGAGTATCTCAGCATGCTCGTCAGCAGTTTGTTCAGCATTAGCGAAGCTGAAATTCAGGTGCTGGATGCGAGCGGCAAGGTTCTGGCGACGTCCGTGCAGTCCCATCAGTCGTATATCGGGAAGAAGAATACGTCACTGGAGGTCAGCCGGACGCTTCAGGGGATTCGGGACATTGAAGAGGAGATTATTGACGAAGACGGGCTGCGCAAGAAAATCATTGTGAAGCCGGTCGTCTACGAGAAGAAAATCGTAGGCGCGATCTACCTCGTCGCTTCGATGAAGGAATTGTACCGAACCGTTGACCGGATCAACCGGATTTTCATGTCCGGGATGCTATTCGCCCTCGGTTTAACAGGTGTGCTCGGCATTCTGCTGGCGCACACAATCACGAATCCGATCAAGGCGCTCACCCGTCAGGCAGCGGGCGTAGCGGAAGGCCGCTTCGACCAGCAGGTGCCGGTGCTTGGCGACGACGAGATCGGGCGGCTTAGCGAAGTGTTCAACAACATGACGATGCGTCTGCGGGACGCGCTGTCGGCCAACGAGGAAGAGAAGGAGAAGCTGGCTTCGATTCTGGCCAACATGAGCGACGGCGTTGTGGCCGCAGATGAGCGCGGCGTTGTTATTATATCGAACCGCCGGGCGCAGGAGATGCTGCGCCGGGATGACTGCGAAGGGACGCGGCTGACCGACTTGTTCCGAATGGACGAGGCGCAGCTTGCGTCGCTGGTGAAGGGAAGGGAGCCGGCCGCAGTCATCTATCATGTGCAGGCCGAGGGCGAAGAGGACGAGCTGATGCGCGTGACGCTGACGCCGATTCACCGGCGGGAGCAGGGGATTTCCGGTACGATCGCGGTGCTGCAGGATGTAACGGAGCAGGAACGGCTGGAGCAGTCGAGGCGGGAGTTCGTCGCGAACGTATCGCATGAGCTGCGCACGCCGCTGACGACGATCAAGAGCTACGCGGAGGCACTGGACGATGGTGCAATGGATGAGCGCGAGCTGGGACAGCGCTTTGTCGGCGTCATCCGCAACGAGACGGAACGGATGATTCGGCTCGTAACGGATTTGCTTCACTTGTCGCGGCTTGATTCCAATCAGGCGCCGCTGCGCAGGCTGCAGACGAATATGCCGGAGATGCTGGAAGAAGTGGCGGACCGCTTCTCCTTCCAGATGAGGAAGAAGGCGATCCGGGCTTCCGTCCGTGTGGAGGACGGCATTACGTCCGTCTGGCTCGACCGCGATCAGATTGATCAGGTGCTTGATAATTTGGTGTCCAACGCCATCAAATATACGCTGGATGGCGGGCGCATCGAAATTATCGCGCGCAGACAGGAACCGGCATCCATAGCCATCAGCGTGAAGGATACCGGTATCGGGATACCGAAGCGGGATTTGGGCCGGATCTTCGACCGGTTCTACCGCGTGGACAAAGCCCGCTCGCGCAACATGGGCGGTACGGGCCTCGGCCTGTCCATTGCCCGGGAAATTGTGAAGGCGCACGGCGGCTCGATTGCGCTCGATTCCGAGCTGAACGAGGGGACGACGGTGACGGTCATTTTGCCGGCTCTGACCGGAGGTGAAGCGTCATGA
- the yycF gene encoding response regulator YycF yields the protein MPGKILVVDDEQPIADIIKFNLEKEGYQVICAFDGGEAVRLAFEALPDLILLDLMLPVKDGMDVCREVRTRLQTPIIMLTAKDTELDKVLGLELGADDYVTKPFSTRELLARIKAHLRRTKSDAATAAAAAAAGGTTGAEPDKQGLAIFNLFIDTDMYVVYKDNEPLDLTHREYELVYYLARNCGKVMTREHLLQAVWGFEYFGDVRTVDVTIRRLREKIEDDPSRPEYILTRRGLGYLMRNPKSGGFGFG from the coding sequence ATGCCCGGAAAAATATTGGTGGTAGACGATGAACAACCGATTGCGGATATTATAAAATTCAACCTTGAGAAGGAAGGCTATCAAGTCATCTGCGCCTTCGACGGCGGAGAAGCGGTGCGTCTTGCGTTCGAGGCGCTGCCGGATCTGATTCTGCTGGATTTGATGCTGCCCGTCAAGGACGGCATGGATGTGTGCCGCGAGGTGCGCACCCGACTGCAGACGCCGATTATTATGCTGACTGCCAAAGACACCGAGCTCGACAAGGTGCTGGGGCTTGAGCTAGGCGCCGACGATTATGTAACGAAGCCGTTCAGCACGCGCGAGCTGCTGGCAAGGATCAAGGCGCATTTGCGCAGAACGAAGAGCGATGCGGCGACAGCCGCTGCCGCGGCGGCGGCCGGCGGCACGACCGGGGCTGAACCGGACAAGCAGGGACTCGCGATCTTCAACTTGTTTATCGATACCGACATGTATGTCGTCTATAAAGATAATGAGCCGCTTGATCTGACGCACCGCGAGTACGAGCTCGTCTATTATTTGGCGCGCAACTGCGGGAAGGTCATGACGCGGGAGCATCTGCTTCAAGCGGTTTGGGGCTTTGAATATTTCGGCGATGTGCGCACGGTCGATGTGACGATTCGCAGGCTTCGGGAGAAGATTGAGGATGATCCAAGCCGGCCGGAATATATTTTGACGCGCCGGGGACTTGGGTATCTGATGCGCAATCCCAAATCCGGAGGTTTTGGCTTCGGATGA
- a CDS encoding M23 family metallopeptidase: MTFFTDKGRFRKVWNSFRQTFRRVDLKHAANANDTHDSSKRLRRRPFLLIGGAAAVLILAGFSGTEYLKAHTVNYVEVFHNGSLVGEVAAKDQVTDYISTKQKQLTAEHADVQVVLDAGTITYGSKSAYNAKPDTAATLKKLDGLMASHAVGVELVVDGKRIGVVKDKATAAELLERVQGKYAPTTKSRKTEVTALSYSSDGSVKSKTALKSVKFVEKIATGEAEVQPSELANPEELYLKLIKGTVKPKKYTVKDGDCVGCIAHEFGISPQVIYERNKWIKDDMIKVGDVLDLTVLQPEVTVETVENVTETESIEPITVFQKNSNMKSGKQKIIRQGQSGKKQLVYRLVKQNGYLMSEELISEVVLEPSVPAIIMKGTKVIIGEGSGRFAWPVTGHRLTSFFGMRWGALHRGVDMVGGHTIMAADNGVVTFTGTRPGLGNCIIINHQNGYETYYGHLSKILVKKGQSVEQGSKIGIMGNTGHSFGTHLHFEVHKNGELQNPLKYL, encoded by the coding sequence ATGACCTTTTTTACGGACAAGGGTCGATTCCGAAAAGTGTGGAATTCGTTCCGACAGACTTTTCGGCGCGTAGACCTTAAACATGCAGCCAATGCTAACGATACACATGATTCAAGCAAGCGACTGCGCCGCAGACCGTTCCTCTTGATTGGAGGCGCTGCAGCCGTCCTCATTCTTGCTGGCTTCAGCGGCACGGAGTATTTGAAGGCACACACCGTTAATTATGTCGAAGTGTTTCACAATGGAAGCTTAGTCGGCGAAGTTGCCGCGAAGGATCAAGTCACGGATTACATCAGTACGAAACAGAAGCAGTTGACGGCTGAACATGCAGATGTACAAGTTGTGCTTGATGCGGGTACGATCACATACGGATCTAAAAGCGCTTACAATGCCAAGCCGGATACGGCGGCAACGCTGAAGAAGCTGGATGGCTTGATGGCATCGCATGCCGTAGGCGTGGAGCTGGTCGTGGACGGCAAGCGCATCGGCGTCGTGAAAGACAAGGCGACGGCGGCCGAGCTGCTGGAGCGGGTGCAGGGCAAATACGCACCGACGACCAAATCCCGGAAGACGGAAGTCACGGCGCTCTCCTATTCCTCGGATGGCAGCGTGAAATCGAAGACGGCGTTGAAATCCGTGAAATTTGTCGAGAAGATCGCAACGGGCGAGGCCGAGGTTCAGCCATCAGAGCTGGCGAATCCTGAGGAGCTGTATCTTAAGCTCATCAAGGGTACGGTGAAGCCGAAGAAATATACCGTCAAGGACGGAGACTGCGTGGGTTGTATCGCACATGAGTTCGGTATTTCGCCGCAGGTCATCTACGAACGCAACAAATGGATCAAAGACGATATGATTAAAGTCGGCGATGTGCTCGATCTGACAGTCCTGCAGCCGGAGGTAACGGTCGAGACGGTGGAGAACGTGACGGAGACGGAATCCATCGAACCGATCACGGTTTTCCAGAAGAACAGCAACATGAAGTCTGGAAAGCAGAAAATCATCCGCCAGGGCCAAAGCGGCAAGAAGCAATTGGTATACCGCCTGGTGAAGCAAAACGGCTATCTGATGAGCGAAGAGTTGATCAGCGAGGTCGTGCTTGAGCCGTCCGTTCCCGCGATCATTATGAAGGGAACGAAGGTCATTATCGGTGAAGGCAGCGGTCGGTTCGCTTGGCCGGTTACGGGACATCGTTTGACCAGTTTCTTCGGTATGAGATGGGGCGCGCTGCACCGCGGCGTCGATATGGTCGGAGGCCACACCATCATGGCGGCGGACAACGGCGTCGTGACCTTCACCGGCACGCGTCCGGGTCTTGGAAACTGCATCATTATCAACCATCAGAACGGGTACGAAACGTATTACGGCCACTTGAGCAAAATTCTGGTGAAGAAAGGGCAATCCGTCGAGCAGGGCAGCAAGATCGGCATTATGGGAAATACCGGTCACTCCTTCGGCACGCATCTGCACTTTGAGGTTCACAAGAACGGCGAGCTTCAGAACCCGCTCAAATATTTGTAA